Proteins co-encoded in one Bradyrhizobium sp. 170 genomic window:
- a CDS encoding DUF1236 domain-containing protein, giving the protein MSNRFLITVATAALIAGTGFANAQGTGMGRDAGSAGSAAQQSAPSSERGGASSGTMQRDSGRESGGKSDMKSTQSEQKPMGAEKNQRAEDQKKGGKDMKAEGKEDRGGMKSEQKAEQKSEKGQTTGQGMQRDQSTTQRDQTQRDQTTTQGRDQPGRDQKAQGQQDRMQTQTQGGAAGQSTTTGQAGAAGKLSTEQRTQITSVIKEQRVSPVTNVNFSISVGTRVPRDVHFHTLPERVVTIYPEWRRYKFILVKEQIVIVDPETFEIVAVLES; this is encoded by the coding sequence ATGAGTAATCGCTTCTTGATTACGGTCGCGACAGCGGCCCTGATCGCCGGAACCGGCTTTGCGAATGCGCAGGGTACCGGAATGGGGCGGGACGCTGGGTCGGCCGGTTCCGCGGCGCAGCAGAGCGCGCCTTCGTCCGAGCGCGGTGGCGCCTCGTCCGGCACGATGCAGCGCGATAGCGGCCGCGAGAGCGGCGGCAAGTCCGACATGAAGTCCACGCAGTCCGAGCAGAAGCCGATGGGCGCTGAAAAGAATCAGCGCGCCGAAGACCAGAAGAAGGGCGGCAAGGACATGAAGGCCGAGGGTAAGGAAGACCGCGGCGGCATGAAGTCCGAGCAGAAGGCCGAACAGAAGTCCGAAAAGGGCCAGACCACCGGCCAGGGCATGCAACGTGATCAGAGCACGACGCAGCGTGACCAGACCCAGCGTGACCAGACCACGACCCAGGGTCGCGATCAGCCGGGCCGTGACCAGAAGGCCCAGGGTCAGCAGGACCGCATGCAGACCCAGACTCAGGGCGGAGCTGCCGGCCAAAGCACGACGACAGGCCAGGCTGGCGCCGCAGGGAAGCTCTCGACCGAGCAGCGCACCCAGATCACCAGCGTGATCAAGGAGCAACGCGTTTCGCCGGTGACGAACGTGAACTTCTCCATTTCGGTCGGCACTCGCGTACCGCGGGACGTGCACTTCCACACCCTGCCGGAGCGGGTGGTAACGATCTATCCTGAATGGCGCAGATATAAGTTTATCCTCGTCAAGGAGCAGATCGTGATCGTGGATCCCGAAACCTTCGAGATCGTGGCGGTTCTGGAATCCTAA
- the accB gene encoding acetyl-CoA carboxylase biotin carboxyl carrier protein yields the protein MARQPDNNSADKSAANLKSDDSALIRELALLLDETSLTEIEIERAGLRVRVARNITVSAAMPAGFQPAAVAAAAAVPAAGADLAKHPGVVPSPMVGTAYWAPEPGAKPFIDVGSKVSAGQTLLIIEAMKTMNQIPSPRAGTVTQILVEDGQPVEFGEPLVIIE from the coding sequence ATGGCCCGCCAGCCCGACAACAACTCAGCGGACAAATCAGCCGCAAACCTGAAGAGCGACGACAGCGCGCTCATTCGCGAACTCGCGTTGTTGCTGGATGAGACCAGCCTGACCGAGATCGAAATCGAGCGTGCCGGCCTGCGGGTGCGAGTCGCGCGCAACATCACCGTGTCGGCGGCGATGCCGGCAGGCTTCCAGCCGGCGGCAGTTGCTGCAGCGGCAGCCGTCCCCGCGGCGGGTGCCGACCTGGCCAAGCATCCGGGCGTGGTCCCCTCGCCGATGGTCGGTACCGCCTATTGGGCGCCCGAGCCCGGCGCCAAGCCGTTCATCGACGTCGGCAGCAAGGTATCGGCCGGGCAAACTCTCCTGATCATCGAAGCGATGAAGACGATGAACCAGATCCCATCGCCGCGCGCGGGCACGGTGACGCAAATTCTCGTCGAGGACGGCCAGCCGGTCGAATTCGGCGAACCGCTCGTGATCATTGAATAA
- a CDS encoding M48 family metalloprotease: MLLRIALRKKPLKLTALTTAVVLAVTPMAAVAEQNKGPPVLRDTETEQLLREYTRPILRAAGLEKHNIQMVIINQGVFNAFVADGRRIFVNYGAIMQSETPNQIIGVMAHETGHLAGGHLAKMREQMAQAQTQMIIAMLLGAGAMVAGAQGGGSNSGLANAGAAMFSAPGEIIRRNLLSYVRQQEENADKAGVKFLNATGQSSRGMYETFKRFTEESLFAARGADPYVQSHPMPAQRVAALEELARSSPYWDKKDDPALQLRHDMVRAKISAFMERQETVYRRYPMSNNSLPARYAHAIATYRHGDLRSALTQIDALIQQQPNNPYFHEVRGQALLEGGKPQEAIAPLRKAVALSNNSPLIEMLLGQALVATSNNAYTDEAIAILRAAVARESEAPIGYIQLAMAYGRKGDYAQADLASAQAAYLRGDSKTARDLASRAKTRFAIGTPGWVKADDIVSAKPMPGQKSN, translated from the coding sequence ATGCTGCTCCGCATCGCCTTACGCAAGAAACCGCTGAAACTGACCGCGCTGACGACGGCCGTCGTGCTTGCCGTCACGCCAATGGCGGCTGTGGCGGAGCAAAACAAGGGTCCGCCGGTGCTCCGCGACACCGAGACGGAGCAGTTGCTGCGCGAATATACGCGGCCGATCCTGCGCGCTGCCGGTCTGGAAAAACACAACATCCAGATGGTGATCATCAATCAGGGCGTTTTCAACGCCTTCGTTGCCGACGGCCGCCGCATCTTCGTGAACTATGGCGCGATCATGCAGTCGGAGACGCCGAACCAGATCATCGGCGTGATGGCGCATGAAACCGGCCACCTTGCCGGCGGCCATCTCGCCAAGATGCGCGAGCAGATGGCGCAGGCCCAGACGCAGATGATCATTGCCATGCTGCTTGGCGCCGGCGCGATGGTGGCGGGCGCGCAAGGAGGCGGCAGCAACAGTGGCTTGGCGAACGCCGGCGCGGCAATGTTCTCGGCTCCCGGAGAAATCATCCGCCGCAATCTACTTTCTTACGTGCGCCAGCAGGAGGAAAACGCCGACAAGGCCGGTGTGAAGTTTCTGAACGCCACCGGCCAATCCTCGAGGGGCATGTACGAGACCTTCAAACGCTTCACCGAGGAAAGCCTGTTCGCCGCACGAGGCGCCGACCCGTACGTTCAGTCGCATCCGATGCCGGCTCAGCGCGTCGCCGCGCTGGAAGAATTGGCACGGTCGAGCCCTTATTGGGACAAGAAGGACGACCCTGCCCTGCAGCTCCGTCACGACATGGTGCGCGCCAAGATCTCGGCTTTCATGGAGCGGCAGGAAACGGTGTACCGGCGCTATCCGATGTCCAACAACAGCCTGCCCGCGCGCTATGCGCACGCGATCGCGACCTATCGGCACGGCGATCTGCGCAGCGCACTCACCCAGATTGATGCCCTGATCCAGCAGCAGCCCAACAATCCCTATTTCCACGAGGTGCGTGGCCAGGCATTGCTGGAGGGCGGCAAGCCGCAGGAGGCGATTGCGCCGCTGCGCAAGGCGGTAGCACTTTCCAACAACTCCCCGCTCATCGAGATGCTGCTTGGGCAGGCCCTCGTGGCAACCAGCAACAATGCCTACACCGACGAGGCGATCGCCATCCTGCGCGCGGCGGTTGCACGCGAGAGCGAAGCGCCGATCGGCTACATCCAGCTCGCAATGGCCTATGGCCGAAAAGGCGATTACGCGCAGGCCGATCTGGCGTCGGCCCAGGCCGCCTACCTTCGCGGCGACAGCAAGACGGCGCGCGATCTTGCATCGCGCGCGAAAACGCGCTTTGCAATCGGGACGCCGGGATGGGTCAAGGCTGACGACATTGTGAGCGCCAAGCCGATGCCGGGCCAGAAGAGCAACTAG
- the aroQ gene encoding type II 3-dehydroquinate dehydratase produces the protein MAQASAATIYVLNGPNLNMLGTREPETYGHASLADVERLCVETAAQFGLKADCRQSNREGELIDFIHEAHAKKVAGIIINAGGYSHTSIALHDALVAVKIPTVEVHISNIHARESFRHHSYTAMAAFASLCGFGIDGYRLAINGLAAKLGAKAKT, from the coding sequence ATGGCCCAAGCCTCTGCCGCGACGATCTATGTGCTCAATGGCCCGAACCTCAACATGCTGGGGACACGTGAGCCGGAGACCTACGGCCATGCCTCGCTTGCCGATGTCGAGCGACTGTGCGTGGAAACCGCCGCGCAATTCGGCCTGAAGGCCGACTGCCGCCAGTCCAACCGCGAAGGCGAATTGATCGACTTCATCCACGAGGCGCATGCCAAGAAGGTGGCCGGCATCATCATCAACGCCGGCGGCTATTCCCATACCTCGATCGCGTTGCACGATGCGCTGGTCGCGGTAAAAATCCCGACGGTGGAAGTGCATATCAGCAACATCCACGCCCGCGAGAGCTTCCGTCATCACTCCTACACGGCCATGGCCGCCTTTGCATCGCTCTGCGGCTTCGGCATCGATGGCTATCGCCTCGCAATCAATGGCCTTGCCGCCAAACTCGGCGCCAAGGCCAAAACCTGA
- a CDS encoding response regulator, with protein MSNPVTIIMIEDDEGHARLIERNIRRSGVNNEIKPFTSGTAALNYLFGKDGTGLDHKGSAFLILLDLNLPDTTGIDILKRVKENKYLKTTPVVVLTTTDDSHEIKRCYELGCNVYITKPVNYESFANAIRQLGLFFSVIQVPPAAT; from the coding sequence ATGAGTAATCCAGTCACCATCATCATGATCGAGGACGATGAGGGCCATGCCCGCCTGATCGAGCGCAATATACGCCGATCCGGTGTCAACAATGAGATAAAGCCGTTCACCAGCGGTACAGCCGCCCTGAACTACCTGTTCGGCAAGGACGGGACGGGTCTCGACCACAAGGGCAGCGCGTTCCTGATCCTGCTCGACCTCAATTTGCCCGATACGACCGGCATCGACATTCTGAAGCGGGTCAAGGAAAACAAGTATCTCAAGACCACGCCGGTGGTGGTGCTGACCACGACCGACGATTCCCACGAGATCAAGCGCTGCTACGAACTCGGTTGCAACGTCTACATTACCAAGCCCGTGAACTACGAAAGCTTCGCCAACGCCATTCGCCAGCTCGGTCTGTTCTTTTCCGTCATCCAGGTACCTCCTGCCGCCACATGA
- a CDS encoding helix-turn-helix transcriptional regulator: protein MLDLVGSIYDAALDAQLWPGVLNRIGDAVGGPQVVFGFYDPANGIVSMHAPRTDPDILRSFDEWTPNIPALPCTGNHRPGEVFTGADVISRDEFTSTAFYNELWRPGGFSADPLVTNLFADSAASGHIASHGLLNRSPFDSSQKRLFAALAQHLVRAVALQRRLYRLTIANESALIGLDGLQQGFLLVDAGARILFVNRVARALLDTRDGLRLEAGALSASDADARRTLRGLIASCAAEANAGIDSGGNVALQRGEGRLPLDVLVTPIQPETAMAAIPWTFSQRAIAIVLVSDPEREIQARVEDLRERFGFTPAEAAFALEIIKGDGRQATADRLGITVGTARSHLSRIFDKTGVRHQAALVRLLLQK, encoded by the coding sequence GTGCTGGACCTTGTCGGATCCATTTACGATGCCGCGCTCGACGCGCAGCTCTGGCCCGGCGTCCTCAACAGAATTGGCGATGCCGTTGGCGGGCCGCAGGTGGTGTTCGGGTTCTACGACCCGGCGAACGGGATCGTGAGCATGCATGCGCCGCGCACCGATCCGGACATCTTGCGCAGCTTTGACGAGTGGACGCCGAATATTCCGGCCTTGCCGTGCACTGGAAACCATCGGCCCGGCGAGGTCTTTACCGGTGCGGACGTCATCTCGCGGGACGAGTTTACCAGCACGGCCTTCTATAACGAATTGTGGCGGCCGGGCGGTTTCAGTGCCGATCCCCTGGTCACCAACCTGTTTGCCGATAGCGCGGCCTCCGGACACATTGCGAGCCACGGACTGCTGAACCGATCGCCATTCGACAGCAGCCAGAAGCGTCTGTTCGCTGCGCTCGCGCAACATCTCGTCCGCGCGGTCGCGCTGCAGCGCCGCCTGTACCGCCTGACGATCGCGAACGAGAGCGCGCTGATCGGTCTTGACGGGTTGCAACAGGGTTTCCTGCTTGTCGATGCGGGCGCGCGGATTCTGTTCGTCAATCGCGTGGCCCGCGCGCTGCTCGATACCCGCGATGGCCTGCGGCTCGAAGCCGGTGCTTTGTCCGCATCCGATGCTGACGCCCGGCGAACATTGCGGGGGCTCATTGCGTCATGCGCTGCGGAGGCCAATGCCGGAATTGATTCCGGTGGCAACGTCGCGCTGCAACGTGGGGAAGGGCGGTTGCCGCTTGATGTTCTGGTGACGCCGATACAGCCGGAAACGGCAATGGCCGCCATCCCGTGGACTTTTTCGCAACGTGCGATCGCGATTGTGCTCGTCTCCGATCCCGAGAGGGAGATCCAGGCGCGCGTCGAAGACCTGCGCGAACGGTTCGGTTTCACTCCAGCAGAGGCCGCGTTCGCGCTGGAGATCATCAAGGGCGACGGCAGGCAGGCCACTGCCGATCGACTCGGCATCACGGTAGGGACAGCGCGCAGTCACTTGTCCAGGATTTTCGACAAGACCGGTGTAAGGCACCAGGCCGCACTGGTGCGCTTGCTTTTGCAGAAGTGA
- the accC gene encoding acetyl-CoA carboxylase biotin carboxylase subunit produces the protein MFDKILIANRGEIALRVLRACKELGISTVAVHSTADADAMHVRLADESVCIGPPPSKDSYLNVPALLAACEITGADAVHPGYGFLSENARFAEILAEHNLHFIGPKAEHIRLMGDKIEAKKTAKRLGIPVVPGSDGAVSPDDDALAIGKAIGFPVLVKAAAGGGGRGMKVAHSADDLMMALSTASNEAKSAFGDASVYLEKYLQKPRHIEIQILGDGRGGAIHLGERDCSLQRRHQKVWEEGPSPVLGAAARARIGETCAKAMRDMKYLGVGTIEFLYEDGEFYFIEMNTRIQVEHPVTESITDIDLVLEQIRIAAGGDLPAKQEEITIIGHAIECRVNAENPQTFRPSPGRITQFHPPGGLGVRIDSAVYQGYVIPPYYDSLVGKLIVHGKTRAECLMRLRRALDEMVVDGIETTLPLFRALVREADIINGDYHIHWLEQYLAGQLVDGKT, from the coding sequence ATGTTCGATAAGATTCTAATAGCCAATCGCGGCGAGATCGCGCTCCGCGTGCTGCGCGCGTGCAAGGAACTCGGTATCTCCACCGTCGCGGTGCATTCCACCGCCGATGCCGACGCCATGCATGTGCGGCTCGCCGACGAGAGCGTCTGCATCGGGCCGCCGCCGTCAAAGGATTCGTATCTCAACGTCCCCGCACTGCTCGCGGCCTGCGAGATCACGGGCGCCGATGCCGTGCATCCCGGCTACGGCTTCCTGTCGGAGAACGCCCGCTTCGCCGAAATCCTCGCCGAGCACAATCTGCATTTCATCGGCCCGAAGGCCGAGCATATCCGCCTGATGGGCGACAAGATCGAGGCCAAGAAGACCGCCAAGCGGCTCGGCATTCCGGTCGTGCCGGGCTCCGATGGTGCGGTCTCGCCCGACGATGACGCCCTCGCGATCGGCAAGGCAATCGGCTTCCCCGTGCTGGTGAAGGCGGCCGCCGGCGGCGGCGGACGCGGCATGAAGGTGGCGCACTCCGCCGACGATTTGATGATGGCGCTGTCGACCGCGTCCAACGAAGCCAAGTCGGCCTTCGGCGACGCCTCAGTCTATCTCGAAAAATACCTGCAGAAGCCGCGCCACATCGAGATCCAGATTCTCGGCGACGGCCGCGGCGGCGCGATCCATCTCGGCGAGCGCGACTGCTCGCTGCAGCGCCGTCACCAGAAGGTCTGGGAAGAAGGCCCCTCGCCGGTTCTCGGCGCAGCCGCCCGCGCCAGGATCGGCGAGACCTGCGCCAAGGCGATGCGGGACATGAAATATCTCGGCGTCGGCACCATCGAATTTCTCTATGAGGATGGCGAGTTTTATTTCATCGAGATGAACACCCGCATCCAGGTCGAGCATCCCGTCACTGAGAGCATCACCGACATCGACCTCGTGCTGGAGCAGATCCGCATCGCCGCCGGCGGCGACCTGCCCGCGAAGCAGGAAGAGATCACGATCATCGGGCATGCCATCGAATGCCGCGTCAATGCGGAAAACCCGCAGACCTTCCGCCCGTCGCCCGGCAGGATCACGCAATTCCACCCGCCCGGCGGGCTCGGCGTGCGGATCGATTCGGCTGTTTATCAGGGCTACGTTATTCCGCCTTATTATGATTCGCTGGTCGGCAAGCTGATCGTGCACGGCAAGACCCGCGCCGAATGCCTGATGCGGCTGCGCCGGGCGCTCGACGAGATGGTGGTCGACGGCATCGAAACCACCCTGCCGCTGTTCCGGGCGCTGGTCCGGGAGGCCGACATCATCAACGGCGACTACCACATCCACTGGCTCGAGCAGTACCTCGCCGGCCAGCTGGTGGATGGCAAGACCTGA
- a CDS encoding DsbA family protein: MPSFRLLIPALFALALCGAPMPASAQSFTDTQRGDIETIIRNYLIAHPEVLEEAMTELSKRQAAAEAAKHASGVANNAEAIFNSPRNVTLGNKDGDVTFVEFFDYNCGYCKRAMLDMMELMKSDPKLKVVLKEFPVLSAGSVEAAQVGVAVRMQDPTGKKYLDFHQKLLTGRGAADKARAMAVAKEVGLDMAKLEKDLSSAEVRNTLEENFKLAEAMGMNGTPSYVIGKQVVIGAVGVENLREKISNARCGKATC; this comes from the coding sequence ATGCCCTCGTTCCGTCTTCTCATCCCCGCATTGTTCGCTTTGGCGCTCTGCGGCGCGCCGATGCCCGCCTCCGCGCAGAGCTTCACCGACACCCAGCGCGGCGACATCGAGACCATCATCCGGAATTACCTGATTGCACATCCCGAGGTGCTCGAAGAGGCGATGACCGAACTCAGCAAGCGTCAGGCTGCGGCGGAAGCCGCCAAGCACGCTTCAGGCGTCGCCAACAATGCGGAAGCGATCTTCAACTCTCCGCGCAACGTCACGCTCGGCAACAAGGACGGGGACGTCACCTTCGTCGAATTCTTCGATTACAATTGCGGCTACTGCAAGCGCGCGATGCTGGACATGATGGAGCTGATGAAGAGCGACCCGAAGCTGAAGGTCGTGCTCAAGGAATTTCCGGTGCTGAGCGCGGGCTCGGTCGAAGCCGCCCAGGTCGGCGTCGCGGTCCGCATGCAGGATCCGACCGGCAAGAAATATCTCGACTTCCACCAGAAGCTGCTCACCGGCCGCGGCGCCGCCGACAAGGCGCGCGCGATGGCCGTTGCCAAGGAAGTCGGGCTCGACATGGCAAAGCTGGAGAAGGACCTGTCGAGCGCCGAAGTGCGCAACACGCTCGAGGAAAATTTCAAGCTCGCCGAAGCGATGGGCATGAACGGCACGCCGAGCTACGTGATCGGCAAGCAGGTCGTGATCGGCGCGGTCGGCGTCGAGAACCTGCGCGAAAAGATAAGCAACGCCCGCTGCGGCAAGGCGACATGCTGA
- a CDS encoding CHASE3 domain-containing protein yields the protein MTANAQRKRAMGHILLLAAGLLVLTAISAGSVHLVNEAREDARKVQRTLEVENQISLVQLQLRRAESAQRGYLATLRPDFQTDFEQALSELTPALTRLSQLISDNPVQRRLINEMMPLYDQRIEEFRTTNELARSKRMSDAAKIVREGIGRDTMKHIEDLAVRMRAEEDRLFVERTTNADRSQTLAASITGIGSGFVVVLAGIAIFLVRRSSHARDQADARLRDSHLNLEATIDERTTDLREANDEIQRFAYIVSHDLRSPLVNIMGFTSELEELRGDIFKRIAALSREQSAAPPAPENATDTAEPVLEGSDKQLSEDFSEALAFIKSSIGKMDRLISAILNLTREGRREFEPVWIDTRELIEAIVTTVAHQAAEAQAEIRIDALPNIVSDRLALEQIFSNLIDNALKYLKTGVPGEITVRGRTKLGFAIFEISDNGRGIDPKDHQRIFELFRRAGTQDRPGQGIGLAHVRALVRRLGGTMSVASELHQGSTFTITLPINWSANRNTRT from the coding sequence GTGACCGCTAATGCCCAGCGCAAACGCGCCATGGGCCACATCCTGCTGCTTGCGGCGGGGCTTCTGGTGTTGACCGCGATCAGCGCCGGTTCGGTCCATCTGGTGAACGAGGCGCGCGAGGACGCGCGCAAGGTTCAGCGTACCCTCGAGGTTGAAAACCAGATATCGCTCGTCCAACTGCAGTTGCGGCGTGCTGAAAGCGCACAGCGCGGCTACCTCGCGACATTGCGGCCGGATTTCCAGACCGATTTTGAGCAAGCCCTATCCGAACTGACGCCGGCGCTGACACGATTGAGTCAGCTCATCAGCGACAATCCGGTTCAAAGGCGGCTCATCAACGAAATGATGCCGCTCTACGACCAGCGGATCGAGGAATTCCGCACGACGAACGAACTGGCCCGGTCGAAGCGCATGAGCGACGCCGCCAAGATCGTGCGCGAGGGCATCGGACGCGACACCATGAAACACATCGAAGATCTCGCGGTGCGGATGCGGGCCGAGGAGGACCGTCTGTTTGTGGAGCGCACGACCAACGCCGATCGCAGCCAGACGCTGGCAGCCTCGATCACCGGCATCGGCTCGGGCTTCGTGGTCGTGCTGGCCGGCATCGCGATCTTCCTGGTTCGGCGTTCGTCGCACGCACGCGACCAGGCCGACGCCAGGCTGCGCGACAGCCATCTCAACCTCGAGGCCACGATCGACGAGCGCACCACGGACCTTCGCGAAGCCAATGACGAGATCCAGCGCTTCGCCTACATCGTCAGCCACGATCTGCGCTCGCCGCTGGTGAACATCATGGGCTTCACCAGCGAACTGGAGGAATTGCGCGGCGACATCTTCAAGCGAATCGCAGCGCTTTCCCGCGAGCAGTCCGCCGCGCCGCCTGCCCCGGAAAACGCCACCGATACCGCCGAGCCCGTGCTCGAGGGCTCCGACAAGCAACTCTCGGAAGACTTCTCCGAGGCGCTCGCCTTCATTAAATCGTCGATCGGCAAGATGGACCGGCTGATATCGGCGATTCTCAATCTCACCCGCGAGGGGCGGCGCGAGTTCGAGCCGGTCTGGATCGATACCAGGGAGCTGATCGAGGCCATCGTGACGACCGTGGCGCATCAGGCCGCGGAAGCCCAGGCAGAGATCCGGATCGACGCGTTGCCGAATATCGTCAGCGATCGCCTTGCGCTGGAGCAGATCTTCTCCAATCTGATCGACAATGCGCTCAAATACCTCAAGACCGGCGTCCCCGGCGAAATCACCGTGCGCGGCCGCACCAAGCTCGGCTTTGCGATTTTCGAGATCTCGGATAATGGCCGCGGCATCGATCCCAAGGACCATCAACGCATTTTCGAATTGTTCCGGCGCGCGGGAACCCAGGACAGGCCGGGACAGGGCATCGGCCTTGCCCATGTCCGCGCCTTGGTGCGCCGCTTGGGAGGAACCATGTCGGTCGCGTCGGAACTTCACCAGGGCAGCACGTTCACGATCACTTTACCCATTAATTGGTCTGCCAACCGGAACACACGGACATGA
- a CDS encoding YadA-like family protein, with protein MFSDVYPGDFRAWLLASNLLSGGTLRSLAAAAGIVTAFGGAPAWAACLSTNVGFTGTCAATTASGFNATAVGQNAVSAGDFATAYGDNANATGDAATATGHGSDAAGFGATATGQNADATGDSATATGNNSRAIGANATATGQNANADGVAATATGQNANATGDAATATGASSFANGSNATATGVISIANGMAATATGVASTANGSFATATGQTSAAIGVNATATGAQSVAFGATASAYGHGSNATGDATTAIGQASQATATGATSLGAGATAAFANSTAIGNGATTTAANQVSIGTASNIYRMSGITSAASLAAQSGPTSLVTTDAAGNLAAASFTGQDISILQSNVATLQTQMRQAFEGTAIAIAMGGGALPSDKKFAISTNWGTFRGQNAMSLGAQMRLNQYVVLNGGVAAGFAQGGVGGRAGMTVAW; from the coding sequence ATGTTTTCCGACGTGTATCCAGGCGACTTCCGAGCGTGGTTGCTCGCCAGCAACCTGCTCTCTGGCGGGACGTTGCGAAGCCTCGCCGCTGCGGCCGGGATCGTGACCGCCTTCGGCGGCGCGCCGGCCTGGGCGGCATGTTTGTCCACTAACGTCGGCTTTACCGGGACTTGCGCGGCCACGACCGCGTCCGGTTTCAACGCCACTGCGGTCGGACAGAACGCGGTTTCAGCGGGTGACTTCGCCACCGCATACGGCGACAACGCCAACGCGACCGGCGACGCGGCAACCGCGACCGGCCATGGCAGCGATGCGGCGGGCTTCGGAGCGACTGCAACGGGCCAGAACGCCGACGCGACCGGCGACAGCGCGACCGCAACGGGCAACAACAGCCGCGCGATCGGCGCCAATGCAACTGCAACGGGCCAAAACGCCAACGCGGACGGCGTCGCCGCAACTGCAACGGGCCAGAACGCCAACGCGACCGGCGACGCCGCGACCGCAACTGGCGCGAGCAGCTTCGCCAACGGCTCCAACGCTACAGCGACAGGCGTAATTAGCATCGCGAACGGGATGGCCGCGACCGCTACTGGCGTAGCCAGCACTGCGAACGGCAGCTTCGCGACCGCGACCGGCCAAACCAGCGCCGCGATCGGCGTCAATGCGACCGCGACCGGTGCTCAAAGCGTGGCATTTGGCGCCACCGCGAGCGCGTACGGCCACGGTAGCAACGCCACCGGCGACGCCACCACCGCGATCGGCCAGGCGAGCCAAGCCACTGCCACCGGCGCAACCTCGCTTGGTGCCGGCGCCACCGCGGCGTTCGCCAATTCGACCGCCATCGGCAACGGCGCCACGACGACCGCCGCCAATCAGGTCTCGATCGGCACCGCATCGAACATCTACCGAATGTCCGGCATCACCTCGGCGGCGAGCCTCGCGGCGCAATCCGGTCCGACATCGCTCGTTACCACCGACGCGGCCGGCAATCTCGCGGCGGCGAGTTTCACCGGGCAGGACATCTCTATTCTGCAGTCCAATGTCGCCACGCTGCAGACACAGATGCGACAGGCCTTCGAGGGAACGGCGATTGCCATTGCCATGGGCGGGGGCGCGCTGCCGTCGGACAAGAAGTTCGCGATCTCGACGAACTGGGGCACCTTCCGTGGGCAGAATGCCATGAGCCTTGGAGCGCAGATGCGCTTGAACCAATATGTGGTGCTCAATGGCGGCGTCGCCGCCGGCTTCGCGCAAGGCGGCGTCGGCGGGCGGGCCGGCATGACCGTCGCATGGTGA